In Streptomyces sp. 840.1, one DNA window encodes the following:
- a CDS encoding ABC transporter ATP-binding protein, producing MNETAVRLRSVTRSYGRRSGAVTALDGVSLDIPRGTFTAVMGPSGSGKSTLLQCTAGLDRPTGGQVFLGDTELTELSERKLTLLRRSRIGFVFQAFNLLPSLTAEQNVALPLRLAGRRPARAEVLGVLERVGLRERAGHRPGELSGGQQQRVALARALVTRPDVLFGDEPTGALDSTTGREVLSLMRTMVDDGQTVIMVTHDPVAASRADRVLFLAGGRVRDELYAPDAGQIAARMTRMAAVPC from the coding sequence ATGAACGAAACAGCTGTCCGACTCCGCTCGGTCACCCGGTCCTACGGCAGAAGATCCGGCGCGGTGACCGCGCTGGACGGAGTGAGCCTGGACATCCCGCGCGGCACCTTCACCGCGGTCATGGGCCCGTCCGGCTCCGGCAAGTCGACCCTGCTCCAGTGCACCGCCGGGCTCGACCGGCCGACCGGCGGCCAGGTGTTCCTCGGTGACACCGAACTGACCGAGCTCAGCGAGCGGAAGCTGACGCTGCTGCGCCGCAGCCGTATCGGCTTCGTCTTCCAGGCGTTCAACCTCCTGCCCTCCCTCACCGCCGAGCAGAACGTGGCGCTTCCGCTGCGGCTGGCCGGCCGGCGCCCGGCGCGGGCCGAAGTCCTGGGCGTACTGGAGCGGGTGGGGCTGCGCGAGCGGGCGGGACACCGGCCCGGCGAGCTGTCCGGCGGCCAGCAGCAGCGGGTCGCCCTCGCCCGCGCGCTGGTCACCCGGCCCGACGTGCTCTTCGGCGACGAACCCACCGGGGCGCTGGACTCCACCACCGGACGGGAGGTGCTCTCGCTGATGCGCACCATGGTCGACGACGGCCAGACCGTGATCATGGTGACGCACGACCCGGTCGCGGCCTCCCGGGCCGACCGGGTGCTGTTCCTCGCCGGCGGCCGGGTCCGGGACGAGCTGTACGCGCCGGATGCCGGGCAGATCGCCGCGCGCATGACGCGGATGGCGGCGGTCCCGTGCTGA
- a CDS encoding carbohydrate-binding protein: MSPDPVDRFSQDRPISRKTLLRAALVATAVPLFAGTGVALARDTRATGLPLAPTPDCDDGDEPTHDQIEGPYFKPNSPLRTSLVTAGTPGVRLTVSGYVFGRACKPVPGVLLDFWQADANGAYDMSGFAFRGHQFTDAAGAFTLSTVVAGLYPGRTRHIHVKAQAPGSGILTTQLYFPDEPRNNPDTLFDPALLMNVRPVGSGKEGTFDFVLDVAQDPTDPTDPPTDPPTQPGGGWAAGTLYKAGDRVTYGGVAYRCLQAHTALTGWEPPNVPALWERG, from the coding sequence ATGTCCCCCGACCCCGTCGACCGTTTCTCCCAGGACCGGCCGATCAGCCGCAAGACCCTGCTCAGGGCGGCCCTGGTGGCCACCGCCGTCCCGTTGTTCGCCGGGACCGGGGTGGCGCTGGCACGCGACACCCGCGCCACCGGCCTGCCGCTCGCCCCGACACCGGACTGCGACGACGGCGACGAGCCGACCCACGACCAGATCGAGGGCCCGTACTTCAAGCCGAACTCCCCGCTCCGCACCAGCCTGGTGACCGCCGGAACGCCGGGCGTACGGCTGACCGTCAGCGGCTATGTCTTCGGCCGGGCCTGCAAGCCCGTGCCGGGGGTGCTGCTCGACTTCTGGCAGGCCGACGCCAACGGCGCCTACGACATGAGCGGATTCGCCTTCCGGGGCCACCAGTTCACCGACGCGGCCGGCGCCTTCACCCTCTCCACGGTGGTGGCGGGGCTGTATCCCGGCCGCACCCGGCACATCCACGTGAAGGCCCAGGCGCCCGGCTCGGGGATCCTCACCACGCAGCTCTACTTCCCGGACGAGCCGCGCAACAACCCCGACACCCTCTTCGACCCGGCACTCCTGATGAACGTCAGGCCCGTCGGCTCCGGGAAGGAGGGGACCTTCGACTTCGTCCTCGACGTCGCGCAGGACCCCACGGACCCCACTGATCCGCCGACCGATCCGCCGACCCAGCCGGGCGGCGGCTGGGCGGCCGGCACGCTCTACAAGGCGGGAGACCGCGTCACTTACGGCGGGGTCGCGTACCGCTGTCTGCAGGCGCACACCGCCCTGACCGGCTGGGAGCCGCCGAACGTCCCCGCGTTGTGGGAACGCGGCTAG
- a CDS encoding bifunctional 3'-5' exonuclease/DNA polymerase: MTERWALATTESGGARLVPLDGAGLPTAPVVTEPDLAEAVRSRPGVTRWVWRSTNEIYPRLLGAGVTVERCYDIEAAESLLLGHEGRLGEPRSAAAAHARLLRAPVPRDPAPRHAVPGSQSSLFEPRSGTDLSFDALLQVYAEQLTRHDATDRPGGMRLLTASESAGMLVAAEMHRAGLPWRADVHRDVLQELLGERYAGGGEPRRLAELAAEVSAAFGRRVRPDLPADVVRAFAQAGIKVRSTRRWELEGLDHPAVRPLIQYKKLYRIWTAHGWSWLQDWVRDGRFRPEYQPGGTVSGRWTTNGGGALQIPKVIRRAVVADEGWRLVVADADQMEPRVLAAISRDRGLMEVAGHDGDLYTALSDRAFHGDRQHAKIALLGAVYGQTSGDGLKNLAALRRRFPHAVAYVDDAAKAGEEGRLVRTWLGRTSPPAAGSGDDGEAGIPQDGGDELPGDGSEYPADGTFTPGYASSDARARGRFTRNFVVQGSAADWALLLLAALRRSIAAAGLRAELVFFQHDEVIVHCPEEEAETVVEAVRAAGELAGRIAFGDTPVRFPFTTAVVRRYSDAK; the protein is encoded by the coding sequence ATGACCGAACGTTGGGCCCTGGCCACCACGGAGAGCGGTGGCGCCCGCCTCGTCCCGCTGGACGGCGCAGGCCTGCCCACCGCCCCGGTCGTGACCGAACCCGACCTGGCCGAGGCCGTCCGCTCCCGCCCCGGAGTCACCCGCTGGGTGTGGCGTTCGACCAACGAGATCTACCCCCGGCTGCTCGGCGCCGGAGTGACCGTCGAGCGCTGCTACGACATCGAGGCTGCGGAGTCCCTGCTGCTGGGACACGAGGGCCGGCTCGGTGAACCCCGCTCGGCGGCCGCCGCCCACGCCCGGCTGCTGCGCGCCCCGGTGCCGCGCGATCCGGCGCCGCGCCATGCGGTGCCCGGCTCCCAGTCCTCCCTGTTCGAACCCCGGTCCGGCACCGATCTGTCCTTCGACGCCCTGCTCCAGGTGTACGCGGAGCAGCTCACCCGGCACGACGCCACGGACCGGCCGGGCGGGATGCGCCTGCTCACGGCGTCCGAGTCGGCCGGCATGCTGGTCGCCGCCGAGATGCACCGCGCGGGGCTGCCCTGGCGGGCCGACGTCCACCGGGACGTCCTCCAGGAGCTGCTGGGCGAGCGGTACGCGGGCGGCGGTGAGCCCCGCAGGCTGGCCGAGCTGGCCGCCGAGGTGTCGGCCGCCTTCGGACGCAGGGTCCGCCCCGACCTCCCCGCCGACGTGGTGCGGGCGTTCGCCCAGGCCGGCATCAAGGTGAGGTCGACCCGCCGCTGGGAGCTGGAGGGGCTGGACCATCCGGCGGTGCGGCCGCTCATCCAGTACAAGAAGCTGTACCGGATCTGGACGGCCCACGGCTGGAGCTGGCTCCAGGACTGGGTGCGTGACGGCCGCTTCCGCCCCGAGTACCAGCCGGGCGGCACGGTCAGCGGCCGCTGGACGACCAACGGCGGCGGGGCGCTGCAGATCCCCAAGGTGATCCGGCGGGCGGTCGTCGCCGACGAGGGCTGGCGCCTCGTCGTCGCGGACGCCGACCAGATGGAGCCGAGGGTGCTGGCCGCGATCTCCCGCGACCGGGGCCTCATGGAGGTCGCCGGGCACGACGGCGACCTCTACACCGCGCTCTCCGACCGCGCCTTCCACGGTGACCGCCAGCACGCCAAGATCGCACTGCTCGGCGCCGTCTACGGCCAGACCTCGGGCGACGGCCTGAAGAATCTGGCCGCCCTGCGCCGCAGGTTCCCGCACGCCGTCGCCTATGTGGACGACGCCGCGAAGGCCGGCGAGGAGGGCCGTCTCGTACGGACCTGGCTCGGCCGGACCAGCCCGCCGGCGGCCGGCAGCGGGGACGACGGGGAAGCCGGAATACCGCAGGACGGCGGCGACGAGCTCCCCGGGGACGGCTCCGAGTACCCGGCGGACGGTACTTTCACGCCCGGCTACGCCTCGTCCGACGCCCGCGCCCGCGGCCGCTTCACCCGTAACTTCGTGGTGCAGGGCAGCGCCGCCGACTGGGCGTTGCTCCTCCTGGCCGCGCTGCGCCGGTCGATCGCCGCCGCCGGGCTCCGGGCCGAACTGGTCTTCTTCCAGCACGACGAGGTGATCGTGCACTGTCCGGAGGAGGAGGCCGAGACGGTGGTGGAGGCGGTCCGGGCCGCCGGTGAACTGGCCGGGCGGATCGCCTTCGGTGACACACCCGTGCGCTTCCCGTTCACCACGGCGGTGGTGCGGCGGTACTCGGACGCCAAGTGA
- a CDS encoding alpha-lytic protease prodomain-containing protein produces MEISMLRRRALAACTATVAVGALGLAGLTGTASADPPPASPASPKSPVAGADRLSPGLVEAMRRDLGLTADGARARIGAETRAAAVAAGLRHSLGAGFGGARVSGDTAGLTVATTDAADTARITEAGARAVVVAHSLAELTSAKDALDRVARHRPPKDVPAWYVDVRTNRVVVQADRSAAAEAFLAAAGVSRKFVTISQSAGQPRTFTDLRGGDAYYMNGSGRCSIGFPVRRGTQGGFVSAGHCGTPGVSTSGYNQQAQGSFQGSTFPGRDYSWVAANTGWTPRPLVNGYGNGDVTVTGSTEALEGSSVCRSGSTTGWHCGTVQQRNSSVTYQEGTVSGVTRTNVCAEPGDSGGSFVSGSQAQGVTSGGTGNCTQGGTTYFQPVNPALQAYGLTLVTSGTPTDPPTDPPTDPGGSWAAGTAYAAGDVVTYGSGSYRCLQGHLAQPGWTPPNVPALWQAL; encoded by the coding sequence GTGGAGATTTCCATGCTCCGAAGACGCGCACTGGCCGCGTGCACCGCCACCGTGGCCGTCGGCGCGCTCGGCCTGGCCGGGCTGACCGGCACCGCGTCCGCCGACCCTCCCCCCGCCTCCCCTGCCTCCCCCAAGTCCCCTGTCGCCGGGGCGGACCGGCTCTCTCCCGGCCTGGTCGAGGCGATGCGGCGCGACCTCGGGCTCACCGCCGACGGGGCGCGGGCCAGGATCGGCGCGGAGACCCGGGCGGCAGCCGTGGCCGCCGGACTGCGGCACTCCCTCGGCGCCGGTTTCGGCGGCGCCCGGGTGAGCGGTGACACGGCCGGGCTGACCGTCGCCACCACCGACGCGGCGGACACCGCCAGGATCACCGAGGCCGGAGCGCGGGCCGTCGTCGTCGCCCACAGCCTGGCCGAACTCACCTCGGCCAAGGACGCCCTCGACCGGGTGGCGCGGCACCGGCCGCCGAAGGACGTGCCCGCCTGGTACGTCGATGTGCGCACCAACCGCGTCGTCGTCCAGGCCGACCGGAGCGCCGCCGCCGAGGCCTTCCTCGCTGCGGCCGGGGTGTCCCGAAAGTTCGTGACGATCAGTCAGTCGGCGGGACAGCCACGTACGTTCACCGATCTGCGCGGCGGTGACGCGTACTACATGAACGGTTCGGGGCGCTGCTCCATCGGCTTCCCCGTCAGGCGCGGCACCCAGGGCGGCTTCGTCAGTGCCGGGCACTGCGGGACCCCGGGCGTCAGCACCAGCGGCTACAACCAGCAGGCGCAGGGCTCCTTCCAGGGCTCCACCTTCCCCGGCCGCGACTACTCCTGGGTTGCCGCGAACACCGGCTGGACCCCGCGTCCGCTGGTGAACGGCTACGGCAACGGCGATGTGACGGTCACCGGTTCCACCGAGGCGCTGGAGGGCTCGTCCGTCTGCCGCTCGGGCTCGACGACCGGCTGGCACTGCGGCACCGTCCAGCAGCGCAACAGCAGCGTCACCTACCAGGAGGGCACCGTCTCCGGGGTGACCCGTACCAACGTGTGCGCCGAACCGGGCGACTCGGGCGGCTCGTTCGTCTCCGGGAGTCAGGCCCAGGGCGTCACGTCCGGCGGCACGGGCAACTGCACCCAGGGCGGTACGACGTACTTCCAGCCGGTGAACCCGGCGCTCCAGGCGTACGGGCTGACCCTGGTCACCAGCGGCACCCCGACCGATCCGCCCACCGATCCGCCGACCGACCCCGGTGGGAGCTGGGCGGCCGGCACGGCGTACGCCGCGGGTGACGTGGTGACATACGGCTCCGGCAGCTACCGGTGCCTCCAGGGACACCTGGCCCAGCCCGGCTGGACGCCCCCGAACGTCCCCGCGCTGTGGCAGGCGCTGTAG
- a CDS encoding FtsX family ABC transporter permease, which translates to MLSLVLRGIRTRWVTFAGSFVALALGVGIVATTGLALAATFDAPHRGPERFAAAPVLVRGEDRLRVDTPIGVRTRPLTDPRPVPAALAAQLAGLGRTELDRTFPVTVGHTGGGVVGHPWPIAAATPYRLASGRAPAASGEIVVTAGNGSGPEAGDRVTVTTPAGSATRTVVGTVTRPPAPETTAPGTAAAAGATSAPGTAAAPEATGFETAVFFTEAEAARISPDIDAVVVHADPAAVRAAVGRDSGMAVLTGDERRRADPDPDRDAEALVSVNALLGTAAGITAFVSVFVIASTFSYGVAQRRREFGLLRTAGATPGQVRRLVYADAVLVGVLASAAGCRLGLYGAPRLASWMAGEGIAPRWFAIGDQSWPLHTAFWTGLAVALAGAVAAAHRAGRTGPVEALRESAVDSGSMPLSRVLVGAAVLLTGAVLVAVALVQDPGGMLKRKTYLTQPMLLIAGCALFAPVLVRPATRLLTWLPARLPGATGVLTRENASAGLRRTAAVAAPVIVTVALAASLMGTTATIDAAKAAEARTQATGDFVATADGGGGALSPRFVERARHIPGAVVSASRSTSVTVLEEGTALVGSEARAVDPADAAAVSALPVVAGRFADLDDGGIVVNEEWLTRTVGERVGVWLGDGRHVTLRVVAVLATGTGGNGVYLTPRNAAGAGIDRVDVGVRAGADGPAVAERLYAAGRATGTDVLTTQRWVAAAHPATGGSTRTGLLMILAIALLYTGIALANTQVMATSDRVRELAVLRLAGATKAQVLRLVGVEALAVVGVGAVLGAVVAALNLLGVHAALGLLGVGSGVVVPWGTVGPVVAVSAALAVVFAVLPASLALRTRPVELAGARE; encoded by the coding sequence GTGCTGAGTCTCGTGCTCCGGGGCATCCGGACCCGCTGGGTCACCTTCGCCGGCTCCTTCGTCGCGCTGGCCCTCGGCGTGGGGATCGTCGCCACCACCGGCCTGGCGCTCGCGGCGACGTTCGACGCCCCGCACCGGGGCCCGGAGCGGTTCGCCGCGGCCCCCGTCCTGGTCCGGGGCGAGGACCGGCTGCGCGTGGACACCCCGATCGGAGTCCGCACCCGGCCGCTCACCGACCCCCGGCCGGTCCCGGCCGCGCTCGCCGCGCAACTCGCCGGCCTGGGCCGTACCGAACTGGACCGCACGTTCCCCGTCACCGTGGGGCACACCGGCGGCGGCGTTGTCGGACACCCCTGGCCCATCGCGGCCGCCACCCCCTACCGGCTCGCCTCCGGACGGGCCCCGGCCGCGTCCGGCGAGATCGTCGTGACGGCCGGGAACGGCTCCGGCCCGGAGGCGGGGGACCGCGTCACCGTCACGACCCCGGCGGGCAGCGCCACCAGAACCGTCGTCGGGACGGTGACGCGGCCCCCCGCCCCCGAAACCACCGCCCCTGGAACAGCCGCCGCCGCTGGGGCAACCTCCGCCCCTGGAACGGCCGCCGCCCCGGAGGCAACCGGCTTCGAGACCGCCGTGTTCTTCACCGAGGCCGAGGCAGCCAGGATCTCGCCGGACATCGACGCCGTGGTGGTGCACGCCGACCCGGCGGCGGTGCGCGCGGCAGTGGGCCGGGACTCCGGCATGGCGGTCCTCACCGGCGACGAGCGGCGGCGGGCCGATCCCGATCCGGACCGGGACGCCGAGGCCCTGGTCTCGGTCAACGCCCTGCTCGGCACGGCCGCAGGCATCACCGCCTTCGTCAGCGTCTTCGTGATCGCCTCGACCTTCTCCTACGGAGTGGCCCAGCGCCGCCGCGAGTTCGGCCTGCTGCGCACGGCGGGCGCCACCCCGGGCCAGGTGCGCAGACTGGTGTACGCGGATGCCGTCCTCGTCGGCGTGCTCGCGTCGGCCGCAGGCTGCCGGCTCGGCCTGTACGGTGCGCCCCGGCTCGCCTCCTGGATGGCCGGCGAGGGGATCGCGCCCCGCTGGTTCGCGATCGGTGACCAGAGCTGGCCGCTGCACACCGCGTTCTGGACCGGGCTCGCCGTGGCGCTGGCCGGAGCGGTCGCCGCCGCGCACCGGGCCGGGCGGACCGGACCGGTCGAGGCGCTGCGCGAATCCGCCGTCGACAGCGGCTCGATGCCGCTGAGCCGGGTGCTGGTGGGCGCGGCCGTACTGCTGACCGGGGCGGTGCTGGTGGCCGTCGCGCTCGTCCAGGACCCCGGCGGGATGCTCAAGCGCAAGACCTACCTCACCCAGCCGATGCTGCTGATCGCCGGGTGCGCCCTGTTCGCACCCGTGCTGGTCCGCCCCGCCACCCGGCTCCTCACCTGGCTGCCGGCCCGGCTGCCCGGCGCCACCGGCGTACTGACGAGGGAGAACGCCTCCGCCGGGCTGCGCCGGACGGCCGCCGTCGCCGCCCCCGTGATCGTCACCGTCGCCCTGGCCGCGTCGCTCATGGGCACGACGGCCACCATCGACGCGGCCAAGGCCGCCGAGGCGCGCACCCAGGCGACCGGGGACTTCGTGGCCACGGCGGACGGCGGGGGCGGCGCGCTCTCCCCTCGGTTCGTCGAGCGGGCCCGGCACATTCCCGGTGCGGTGGTCAGCGCCTCGCGCTCGACCTCGGTGACCGTACTGGAGGAGGGCACGGCGCTCGTCGGCTCCGAGGCCAGGGCGGTGGATCCGGCGGACGCGGCCGCCGTGTCCGCGCTGCCGGTGGTGGCGGGCCGGTTCGCGGACCTCGACGACGGCGGCATCGTCGTCAACGAGGAGTGGCTGACCAGGACGGTCGGTGAGCGCGTCGGCGTCTGGCTGGGCGACGGCCGCCACGTCACCCTGCGGGTGGTGGCCGTGCTCGCCACCGGCACGGGCGGCAACGGCGTCTACCTCACCCCGCGCAACGCCGCCGGTGCCGGCATCGACCGTGTCGACGTCGGGGTCCGGGCCGGTGCGGACGGGCCGGCCGTCGCGGAGCGGCTGTACGCGGCCGGCCGGGCGACCGGCACCGACGTGCTGACCACCCAGCGGTGGGTGGCGGCCGCTCACCCGGCGACCGGCGGCAGCACCCGGACCGGACTGCTGATGATCCTGGCGATCGCCCTGCTGTACACCGGGATCGCGCTGGCCAACACGCAGGTGATGGCCACCTCGGACCGGGTGCGGGAGCTGGCGGTGCTCCGCCTCGCCGGGGCGACGAAGGCGCAGGTGCTGCGGCTGGTCGGGGTGGAGGCGCTGGCCGTGGTCGGGGTGGGCGCGGTGCTCGGCGCGGTCGTCGCCGCGCTGAACCTGCTCGGTGTGCACGCAGCCCTCGGACTGCTCGGCGTCGGGTCCGGCGTCGTCGTCCCGTGGGGCACCGTCGGCCCCGTGGTGGCGGTGAGCGCGGCCCTGGCCGTGGTCTTCGCCGTGCTGCCCGCCTCGCTGGCGCTGCGCACCCGGCCGGTCGAACTGGCGGGCGCGCGCGAATGA
- a CDS encoding NADP-dependent oxidoreductase, producing MEAIVFEEFGGPEVLHPARVEDPHPGPGQVRVKVMAAGVNPMDYKIRRGWMREMFPTSLPAIPGVEFAGVVDRTGEGVTGVEVGDEVLGRSVTGSYAEYVLADATGIALKPAGLSWQDAAALTIAADTAHRVLDELAVAEGETLLLHGAAGAVGSAAVQLAVARGATVIGTASAANHDYLRVIGATPVEYGDGLVGRVREAAPQGVDAVFDVAGRGALPDSIELRGGTTDRIVTIADPAAAEHGVPFLSGAPGSAEQLAEFARRAADGELRVPVERALPLVDAADAQRLSEAGHVRGKVVLLP from the coding sequence ATGGAAGCGATCGTTTTCGAGGAGTTCGGCGGACCCGAGGTCCTGCATCCCGCCCGGGTCGAGGACCCGCATCCCGGTCCGGGCCAGGTCCGGGTGAAGGTCATGGCCGCCGGGGTGAATCCGATGGACTACAAGATCCGGCGCGGCTGGATGCGCGAGATGTTCCCCACCTCGCTCCCGGCGATCCCGGGTGTCGAGTTCGCCGGAGTGGTCGACCGGACCGGGGAGGGGGTCACCGGTGTCGAGGTGGGTGACGAGGTGCTGGGCCGCAGCGTCACGGGTTCCTACGCCGAGTACGTGCTGGCCGACGCCACCGGCATCGCCCTCAAGCCGGCCGGGCTGAGCTGGCAGGACGCCGCCGCGCTGACCATCGCGGCGGACACCGCCCACCGCGTCCTGGACGAACTCGCGGTGGCCGAGGGCGAGACGCTGCTGCTGCACGGGGCGGCCGGGGCCGTCGGCTCGGCCGCGGTGCAGCTGGCGGTGGCCCGGGGCGCGACCGTGATCGGCACGGCGTCCGCCGCCAACCACGACTACCTGCGGGTGATCGGCGCGACCCCGGTGGAGTACGGGGACGGGCTCGTCGGCCGGGTCCGTGAGGCCGCTCCCCAGGGTGTGGACGCGGTCTTCGACGTGGCGGGGCGCGGTGCGCTGCCGGACTCCATCGAGCTGCGCGGCGGCACCACGGACCGGATCGTCACCATCGCGGACCCGGCGGCGGCCGAGCACGGCGTCCCCTTCCTCTCCGGTGCCCCCGGCTCCGCCGAGCAGCTGGCCGAGTTCGCCCGGCGCGCGGCCGACGGTGAGCTGCGGGTGCCGGTCGAGCGGGCCCTGCCGCTGGTCGACGCGGCCGACGCACAGCGGCTGAGCGAGGCGGGGCACGTCCGGGGCAAGGTCGTCCTCCTGCCGTGA
- a CDS encoding sensor histidine kinase: MPSSPGLPQALRQRGYVLGAWPWRAALYLLTSVPLGIATLTVLVLLTVAGGALSVVLIGIPLLLTLVLAGIPLAALERRRLRLLDPRSPGRVARLPAHREPDGTGLSSWLRTRLQERSTWRELGYAVLFALVLWPLEALAVGSALTVCGGLIAAPAVLAASGGEEVRVLKIWLAHSYPPAFAALLAGVVLLPVFAYPLGLLAAGRAMLTRQLLSPPETGLASRIQELGRSRTRLVDAFEAERRRIERDLHDGAQQRLVALSMTLGLARLESPEPPLAGLLARAHEEAGVALVEIRELIRGIHPQVLTDRGLRAAVEDVADRSVVPVDVDLDVPERLLEAVETGVYFAVCEALANVAKHSGAGRARVTGRAGRGRLVVEVSDDGVGGAVTSGGTGLEGVADRLSVLGGHLLLSSPVGGPTVFRLEVPAPPAGKPPTNRRT, translated from the coding sequence ATGCCCTCATCCCCCGGCCTCCCGCAGGCACTGCGACAGCGCGGCTACGTACTCGGCGCCTGGCCCTGGCGGGCCGCGCTGTACCTGCTGACCAGCGTGCCGCTGGGCATCGCGACGCTCACCGTGCTGGTCCTGCTGACCGTCGCGGGCGGTGCGCTCTCGGTGGTCCTGATCGGCATCCCGCTGCTGCTGACCCTGGTGCTCGCGGGCATCCCGCTGGCCGCGCTGGAGCGGCGCAGGCTGCGGCTGCTCGACCCCCGGTCCCCAGGGCGTGTTGCGAGACTCCCGGCGCACCGCGAACCGGACGGCACCGGGCTGTCGTCCTGGCTGCGCACCCGCCTCCAGGAGCGTTCCACCTGGCGCGAGTTGGGGTACGCCGTGCTGTTCGCCCTGGTGCTGTGGCCGCTGGAGGCGCTGGCCGTGGGGTCGGCCCTCACGGTCTGCGGTGGGCTGATCGCGGCGCCCGCGGTGCTGGCGGCGAGCGGTGGCGAGGAGGTCCGGGTGCTCAAGATCTGGCTCGCCCACTCCTACCCGCCCGCCTTCGCGGCGCTGCTGGCCGGGGTGGTCCTGCTGCCCGTGTTCGCCTACCCGCTGGGGCTGCTGGCGGCCGGGCGGGCGATGCTGACCCGGCAGCTGCTCTCCCCGCCGGAGACCGGACTCGCCTCCAGGATCCAGGAGTTGGGCCGCTCCCGGACCCGTCTGGTGGACGCCTTCGAGGCGGAGCGCCGCCGCATCGAACGCGATCTGCACGACGGTGCGCAGCAACGGCTCGTCGCCCTCTCCATGACGCTCGGCCTGGCCAGGCTGGAGAGCCCGGAGCCACCGCTGGCCGGGCTGCTGGCCAGGGCGCACGAGGAGGCCGGGGTCGCCCTGGTGGAGATCAGGGAGCTGATCCGGGGCATCCATCCCCAGGTACTCACCGACCGCGGACTGCGGGCCGCCGTGGAGGACGTCGCGGACCGCTCGGTGGTGCCGGTGGACGTGGACCTCGACGTGCCGGAGAGGCTGCTCGAAGCGGTCGAGACCGGGGTCTACTTCGCGGTGTGCGAGGCGCTCGCCAATGTGGCCAAGCACAGCGGGGCGGGGCGGGCCCGGGTGACCGGCCGGGCCGGGCGGGGACGGCTCGTGGTGGAGGTCTCGGACGACGGCGTGGGCGGGGCGGTGACCAGCGGCGGAACGGGACTTGAGGGGGTGGCCGACCGTCTCTCGGTGCTCGGCGGCCACCTGCTACTGTCCAGTCCCGTCGGCGGCCCCACGGTGTTCCGCCTGGAGGTCCCCGCGCCGCCTGCGGGCAAGCCGCCCACGAACAGAAGGACCTGA
- a CDS encoding response regulator transcription factor produces the protein MRIVLAEDSVLLREGLVGLLERFGHQVVAGAGTADELIAAVTEHRPDIVVTDVRMPPGFSDEGLRAAIELRTRQPDLPVLVLSQYVQRAYAEDLLDSADGRGVGYLLKERIGHVEEFVDALQRVGAGDTVVDPEVVRQLIRHRRDPLSRLTAREQEVLALMAEGKSNASVAAAMTVSEGTVSKHFGSILGKLDLSLDDTTNRRVLAVLAYLRG, from the coding sequence GTGCGGATCGTACTGGCCGAGGACAGCGTGCTCCTGCGGGAGGGACTGGTCGGGCTGCTGGAGCGGTTCGGGCACCAGGTGGTGGCGGGAGCCGGCACCGCCGACGAGCTGATCGCGGCCGTCACCGAGCACCGCCCGGACATCGTCGTGACCGATGTCCGGATGCCGCCGGGCTTCTCGGACGAGGGCCTGCGCGCCGCGATCGAACTGCGCACCCGGCAGCCGGATCTCCCCGTCCTCGTACTCAGCCAGTACGTCCAGCGCGCCTATGCGGAGGATCTGCTCGACTCCGCGGACGGCAGGGGCGTCGGCTACCTGCTCAAGGAACGGATCGGCCACGTCGAGGAGTTCGTCGACGCCCTGCAGCGGGTCGGCGCCGGTGACACGGTGGTGGATCCCGAGGTGGTCCGCCAGCTGATCCGGCACCGCAGGGACCCGCTGTCGCGGCTGACCGCCCGCGAGCAGGAGGTACTCGCCCTGATGGCGGAGGGCAAGTCCAACGCGTCGGTCGCCGCGGCGATGACGGTGAGCGAGGGCACGGTCAGCAAGCACTTCGGCAGCATCCTCGGCAAGCTGGACCTGTCGCTGGACGACACCACGAACCGCCGGGTGCTGGCCGTACTGGCGTACCTGCGCGGTTAG
- a CDS encoding phosphotransferase has protein sequence MRIGQLLGTGRSADVYELDERWVLRRYRVGLDARHEMPVMSYLSASGYPVPRLGPLPVSAGPGDLVLQRLSGPTMLESLMSGELQGAEGSAMLAGLLADLHTVPARLSADPEDRILHLDLHPGNVMLTADGPVVIDWSNTAEGPPALDRAMTALILAQVAVDPHDPAADGARALVHILVPLLAADDGIPARHLAAAAARRAANPSMSPAELARIGEASDLVTALSALPG, from the coding sequence ATGCGCATAGGCCAACTGCTGGGCACCGGTCGCTCCGCCGACGTATACGAGCTGGACGAGCGGTGGGTCCTGCGGCGCTATCGCGTCGGGCTGGACGCCAGGCACGAGATGCCCGTCATGTCCTACCTGTCGGCCTCCGGCTACCCCGTCCCCCGGCTCGGCCCGCTGCCCGTCTCGGCCGGCCCCGGCGATCTGGTCCTGCAGCGCCTGAGCGGGCCGACGATGCTGGAGTCCCTGATGTCCGGCGAGCTCCAGGGAGCCGAGGGCTCCGCCATGCTGGCCGGTCTGCTCGCGGACCTGCACACCGTCCCGGCGCGGCTCTCGGCCGACCCCGAGGACCGGATCCTCCACCTCGACCTGCATCCGGGCAACGTGATGCTGACGGCCGACGGCCCCGTGGTGATCGACTGGAGCAACACCGCGGAGGGTCCGCCCGCCCTGGACCGGGCCATGACCGCGCTGATCCTGGCCCAGGTCGCGGTCGACCCCCACGACCCGGCTGCCGACGGGGCCCGCGCGCTGGTGCACATCCTGGTGCCGCTGCTGGCCGCCGACGACGGCATCCCGGCCCGTCACCTCGCCGCGGCGGCGGCCCGCCGCGCCGCCAACCCGTCGATGAGCCCGGCCGAACTGGCCCGCATCGGCGAGGCGTCGGACCTGGTCACCGCACTGTCCGCCCTGCCCGGGTAG